One Culturomica massiliensis DNA window includes the following coding sequences:
- the tcmP gene encoding three-Cys-motif partner protein TcmP, with protein MAKKDLFEKGFDESTKIKLLLFRKYIESWIPTFIHSSPFEKILIYDFFAGEGQDVYGEKGSPLIIMDCLKQYCEDIRNKNKKIFITLNDYDKKKAEKLLALTQAFKEKCGACNHCSLEVKNDAFQNLFSAEYQVIKQDTPTFLLIDQYGVSQVTESVFRQLVDAPRTDFLFFISSATIRRFKDNEGINKKIKVSQIQFEESKPYECHEKVYNYYKTLINGDYYLGRFSIKKVTNYYGLIFGSHHPLGLEKFLSASWSIDVNNGEANHEIDETKQYEGSFMNLFDEVSGISTFKTKLESYEEHLLDYFSVPRTNQEIYKFSLESGISISKTVDILRKLEKERRICVEGGDKRKSGAFYLSHNSDKIIKVAKNENNKN; from the coding sequence TTTCAGAAAGTACATTGAATCCTGGATACCAACTTTCATTCATAGTTCACCATTTGAAAAAATTCTTATTTATGATTTTTTTGCAGGTGAAGGTCAGGATGTTTATGGAGAAAAAGGAAGCCCGTTGATTATAATGGATTGTTTAAAGCAATATTGTGAAGATATAAGGAATAAAAACAAAAAGATTTTTATAACTTTAAATGATTATGATAAGAAAAAAGCGGAGAAATTATTAGCTTTGACACAGGCTTTTAAAGAAAAATGCGGAGCTTGTAATCATTGCTCTTTAGAGGTTAAAAATGATGCTTTTCAGAATTTGTTCAGTGCTGAATATCAAGTAATAAAACAGGATACCCCTACTTTTTTATTAATAGATCAATATGGGGTATCGCAAGTGACAGAAAGTGTATTCAGGCAATTAGTAGATGCTCCCCGAACAGATTTTTTGTTCTTTATTTCTTCTGCAACCATCAGGAGATTTAAAGATAATGAAGGCATTAATAAAAAAATAAAAGTGAGTCAGATACAGTTTGAAGAAAGTAAACCATATGAATGTCATGAAAAAGTTTATAACTATTATAAAACATTAATTAATGGTGATTACTATTTAGGACGTTTCTCTATCAAGAAAGTAACTAATTATTACGGCTTGATTTTTGGTTCGCATCATCCTTTAGGATTGGAAAAATTTCTGAGTGCTTCGTGGAGTATTGATGTCAATAATGGAGAAGCTAATCATGAGATAGATGAAACGAAACAATACGAAGGTTCGTTTATGAATTTATTCGATGAGGTTTCCGGAATCAGTACATTCAAGACAAAACTGGAATCTTATGAAGAACATTTACTGGATTATTTTTCTGTTCCCAGAACAAATCAGGAGATATATAAATTTTCGTTGGAATCGGGAATCAGTATTTCAAAAACAGTAGATATTTTGAGAAAATTGGAAAAGGAAAGAAGGATTTGTGTAGAGGGAGGAGACAAGCGGAAAAGCGGAGCTTTTTATTTGTCTCACAACTCCGATAAAATTATTAAGGTAGCTAAAAATGAAAACAACAAAAATTGA
- a CDS encoding phage Gp37/Gp68 family protein, translating to MKTTKIEWTDSTWNPTTGCTKISEGCRHCYAATMALRLKAMGIKKYREGFELVLHPETLNEPLKWKQSRTIFVNSMSDLFHKDIPFEFIDQVFEVIKHTPQHRYQVLTKRADILKQYFATRRVPTNVWLGVTVENPKVKSRIDDLRDIPATVKFLSCEPLLEDLGSMDLTNIDWVIVGGESGTNARPMKEEWVLNIEKQCRIQGSAFFFKQWGTWGADGIKRNKKENGKLLQGYVKQEYPTFV from the coding sequence ATGAAAACAACAAAAATTGAATGGACTGATAGTACCTGGAATCCGACTACGGGATGTACGAAGATTTCGGAGGGATGCCGACACTGTTATGCTGCCACTATGGCCTTGCGTCTGAAAGCAATGGGTATAAAAAAATACAGAGAGGGTTTTGAATTGGTTTTACATCCTGAAACTTTGAATGAACCATTGAAATGGAAACAGTCGCGAACAATTTTTGTCAATTCGATGAGCGACTTGTTTCATAAAGATATTCCTTTCGAATTTATCGATCAGGTTTTTGAAGTCATAAAGCATACTCCACAGCATCGTTATCAGGTTTTAACGAAGAGGGCAGATATATTGAAGCAATATTTTGCGACCCGTCGTGTGCCCACTAACGTCTGGCTAGGTGTCACCGTTGAAAATCCAAAAGTAAAAAGCAGAATTGATGATTTACGTGATATTCCTGCAACAGTGAAATTTTTATCTTGCGAACCTTTATTGGAAGATCTGGGGAGCATGGATCTGACCAATATTGATTGGGTGATCGTTGGTGGGGAAAGTGGTACAAATGCCCGTCCTATGAAAGAAGAATGGGTTTTAAATATTGAGAAGCAATGCCGGATTCAGGGTTCTGCTTTCTTTTTCAAACAATGGGGCACATGGGGGGCAGACGGAATTAAGCGAAATAAAAAAGAAAATGGGAAACTTTTGCAGGGATATGTAAAACAAGAGTATCCTACCTTCGTGTAA
- a CDS encoding NAD(P)-dependent oxidoreductase has product MKILVTYDIPREPFVNLPADWEITFPEGEKLSKEEIIRLLPEYDILLAIFSRPIDKDMLDAGKKLQLISNFGVGYNNIDIQYARQKGITVCNTPQSVCNPTAELCMALMLSASRRVAELDRRIRTEKESLWGVMKNLGTDLYGKTLGIIGMGRIGQNVARKAEAFGMKIVYYNRHTEIPGFKRTDLDSLLKESDFISLHTPLNDDSRHLIGSRELGLMKKSAFIINTARGAVIDEAALTECLRKRTIRGAALDVFEREPHITDELYELDNVVLLPHVGTATIDGRIAMAEEALTNIRNFLEGHPTNVVN; this is encoded by the coding sequence ATGAAAATATTAGTTACCTACGACATCCCCCGCGAACCTTTCGTCAATCTGCCGGCAGATTGGGAAATCACCTTTCCGGAAGGTGAAAAGCTTTCAAAAGAGGAAATTATCCGGTTATTGCCGGAATATGATATCTTACTGGCAATCTTCAGCCGTCCGATAGACAAAGACATGCTTGATGCCGGTAAAAAATTACAACTCATCAGCAACTTCGGGGTCGGCTACAACAACATCGACATTCAGTATGCGCGGCAAAAAGGGATTACAGTATGCAATACCCCTCAGTCGGTTTGCAACCCGACAGCAGAACTCTGCATGGCCCTGATGCTTAGTGCCTCCAGAAGAGTTGCCGAGCTGGACCGCAGAATCCGTACAGAAAAAGAAAGCCTTTGGGGAGTCATGAAAAACCTGGGGACAGACCTGTACGGGAAAACCCTAGGTATTATCGGCATGGGACGGATCGGCCAGAATGTCGCCCGCAAAGCAGAGGCTTTCGGAATGAAAATCGTCTATTACAATCGCCATACGGAAATTCCCGGTTTCAAACGTACCGATCTGGATTCATTGTTAAAAGAATCGGATTTTATTTCCCTGCACACACCTTTGAACGACGATTCCCGTCATCTGATCGGTAGCCGGGAATTAGGACTGATGAAAAAATCGGCTTTTATCATCAATACGGCCAGAGGCGCCGTCATAGACGAGGCCGCTTTGACGGAATGCCTGCGCAAACGCACCATACGGGGTGCAGCACTGGATGTATTCGAACGGGAACCCCACATCACGGACGAATTATACGAATTGGACAATGTCGTACTCCTTCCGCATGTAGGTACAGCCACCATCGACGGACGGATTGCCATGGCAGAAGAAGCTCTGACGAATATCCGGAATTTTTTGGAAGGACATCCGACCAATGTCGTTAACTGA
- the tsaD gene encoding tRNA (adenosine(37)-N6)-threonylcarbamoyltransferase complex transferase subunit TsaD → MTVILGIESSCDDTSAAILKDGIVLSNIIASQKVHEAYGGVVPELASRAHQQNIIPVVSEAIRKAEIAIKDIDAIAFTRGPGLLGSLLVGTSFAKGFAIANHIPMIEVNHLQAHILANFIKEPGVESRHPSFPFLTLLVSGGNSQLIVVHDYLRMEMIGQTIDDAAGEAFDKCAKVMGLPYPGGPVIDRLAKEGNPERFTFNKPQIPGLDYSFSGLKTSFLYFIRDELKKDPDFITKNLNDLCASLQKTIIDILMSKLKKAARQTGIKQIAIGGGVSANSGLQNAVHTEAAKAGWEVFIPRLGFSLDNAGMVAVTGYYKYLAGQFIDLKAVPFARTTLD, encoded by the coding sequence ATGACAGTTATTCTCGGAATCGAATCATCGTGTGATGATACCTCTGCCGCCATACTAAAAGACGGAATCGTATTATCGAATATTATCGCCAGTCAAAAAGTTCACGAAGCCTACGGAGGTGTGGTTCCGGAACTGGCTTCCAGAGCCCATCAACAAAACATCATTCCGGTCGTATCCGAAGCGATCCGCAAAGCGGAAATTGCAATAAAGGACATCGACGCCATTGCATTTACCCGGGGACCGGGATTACTGGGTTCCTTATTGGTAGGCACATCTTTTGCCAAAGGATTTGCTATTGCAAATCATATACCGATGATCGAAGTAAACCATTTACAAGCGCACATCCTGGCCAATTTCATCAAAGAACCGGGCGTCGAAAGCCGTCACCCCTCCTTTCCGTTCCTTACACTACTCGTATCCGGAGGCAATTCTCAATTAATCGTAGTACACGATTATCTGAGGATGGAAATGATCGGCCAGACAATAGACGATGCCGCAGGAGAAGCATTCGACAAATGCGCAAAAGTAATGGGACTTCCTTATCCGGGCGGACCTGTAATCGACCGTCTGGCAAAAGAAGGCAACCCGGAGCGATTTACGTTCAATAAACCCCAGATTCCGGGTCTGGATTACAGTTTCAGCGGATTAAAAACTTCCTTTCTTTATTTTATCCGCGATGAACTGAAAAAAGATCCCGATTTTATAACGAAAAATCTGAACGACCTTTGTGCTTCCCTGCAAAAAACAATCATCGACATCCTGATGTCTAAATTGAAAAAAGCAGCCAGGCAAACCGGTATCAAACAAATTGCAATCGGCGGAGGCGTATCGGCAAACTCCGGACTGCAAAATGCCGTACATACAGAAGCTGCAAAAGCAGGCTGGGAAGTATTCATCCCCCGCCTCGGCTTTTCCCTCGACAATGCAGGCATGGTAGCCGTCACAGGTTATTATAAATACCTTGCCGGCCAATTCATCGATCTCAAAGCCGTTCCGTTTGCCCGGACAACCCTCGACTGA
- a CDS encoding translocation/assembly module TamB domain-containing protein, giving the protein MLHSPYVQTKLVNYLTYRIEQTTGVKMKIGGVDFRPVKSLVLNDVLVEDYRQDTLLYCKDLRVKIDSFQWTSQRFTVKDITLKNAYFNLWIVRGEEKSVMNLDVLLNALRITAEEEQEGIAGGAEDVTVPWQADLKRIQIRDSRFVYRESEYEAVDYGINWTDVECLHVNADITDIDFSGGRVGMRVTGLGLEEKSGFVIDKMEATVSACDSNLLITDTKIYTARSFLDLRKLEYNWVPGRRDWRHFTTMMQQYYRLGESRVSFIDLAYFNGILRGIENTVGCKGVITNTVNRIEGHQLEFTLGESTRLTGEFKSFGLPDFRHTIFDINIREAQLNPKDLETVYLPWFSCQLSVPQPLHHWNKFDLTGNFKGTIDDFILLIDSRTTGFKGTAKLGYIPCASADSTDCSRISGEFNFPSLNFAKLSGTEVLGGGHISGTYDGILAEGRTALNVNGKLNTIQIGKGKLKNTDLFLTMDDEKINVLSSFDNDSIRGAVMLTCDVGKEVFFLSSKGKIEVNDLADFGWGITGGKEAVKTGFDFVFAKKKGGDSFGNYAFRDFTYTGEKGDFILDNVSIENRLNDGYYVTSLFSDIVDMQIEGHYMSIRPLEFTDKLVRSYLPAYKWQKYKNLNEEKADFRYSINIKDADRVLSAVYPDLKIAPGTKLYSDFGYKGKKIHLRIDSDSIRYKDFILQNSRIDLTGDEDCLRMLCTADQLEVSQDYRLYNVRNELVLKDNTVFDKLLWSNWGSETYSGELGMILRYEPIDKNKYRTVVHIQPGVIVLADKVWNVQEAEIIALDKEISIYDFRIGNGRQYLSIDGDLSENPQKTLSFRLNRFDLSELNRVLFDNRFHVFGLATGEVIVQDYYKDNLLYSDVHVQDWGINRDTLGTLRMLSAWDADSSRMLIRAENQVGEEIPLRVKGYYRPDTDSLNVNINLSKIKLDRLGMYASDYFVASRGGISGKINLTGLMSHPDFSGYLFLDSVLLTMRDVNTSFFINDSIYVDKSSFIINDLAIKDVLGRSSLCSGYYRFWDDEYELNITSRNFLILNTDYSQNDSFYGKVFMSGFTNINNRNGFMALTVNARPESNSRLYLPLTSALTEENGNFLHFVSPNQQARKKVQVQTGTGGMQLNANLELNDNLEIQIVFDPTIGDILKARGSGDIKVTLDQDGTINMFGAYKISKGDYLFTLSNLLNKKFVLTQGGSIAWNGSPYDATVDINAVYNLKTSLYELLTATSSTVDKSTKVPVECVLNLSDNFANPLVKFDINFPTLDTQTKSYVQSLFSSQDEINKQMFSLLILNKFYTPDYMTTADIEERNAGYQAGVTTASELVSNQLSRWLSKISNNFDIGFSYRPGDNITTDEIELALSTQLLNDRVTLSANGNMDVGNAKNVTSNSTGSNNIAGDFDLDVKLNKQGTLKLKAYSHTDEKIIYNATETIQGVGISYQEAFDTFRELLHRYFSFLRKKK; this is encoded by the coding sequence TTGTTACACAGTCCGTATGTACAGACAAAGTTGGTCAATTATCTGACTTATCGTATCGAACAGACTACGGGTGTAAAGATGAAAATCGGCGGGGTGGATTTTCGTCCGGTAAAATCGTTGGTGTTGAATGATGTTTTAGTTGAGGATTACAGACAGGATACGTTGTTGTATTGCAAGGATTTACGGGTGAAGATCGATTCTTTTCAATGGACATCCCAGCGTTTTACCGTAAAAGATATTACACTGAAAAATGCCTATTTCAATTTATGGATTGTGAGGGGGGAGGAGAAGTCGGTTATGAATCTGGATGTTCTTCTGAATGCTCTTCGGATTACGGCAGAAGAAGAACAGGAGGGGATAGCTGGAGGTGCGGAGGATGTTACTGTCCCCTGGCAGGCGGATTTAAAACGCATTCAGATCCGGGATTCTCGTTTTGTATATAGGGAGAGTGAATATGAGGCGGTAGATTACGGTATCAATTGGACGGATGTGGAGTGTCTTCATGTCAATGCCGATATTACGGATATTGATTTTTCGGGAGGTCGGGTCGGGATGCGTGTTACCGGGTTGGGGCTGGAAGAGAAGTCCGGTTTTGTGATCGATAAAATGGAGGCGACAGTCAGTGCCTGCGATTCCAATTTATTGATAACAGATACAAAGATATATACGGCGAGGAGTTTTCTGGACCTCCGGAAGTTGGAATACAATTGGGTGCCGGGTCGCCGGGATTGGCGTCATTTTACGACTATGATGCAACAATATTACCGATTGGGGGAATCCCGGGTAAGTTTTATCGATCTGGCTTATTTTAACGGAATATTGCGGGGAATCGAGAATACGGTGGGGTGTAAAGGGGTTATTACAAATACCGTAAACCGGATAGAGGGACATCAATTGGAGTTTACTCTTGGGGAATCAACCCGATTGACCGGAGAATTTAAATCTTTCGGTTTACCTGATTTCAGGCATACGATTTTCGATATAAATATCCGGGAGGCCCAATTGAATCCGAAAGATTTGGAAACCGTTTATTTGCCGTGGTTTTCATGTCAGCTTTCGGTGCCACAACCCTTGCATCATTGGAATAAATTTGATCTGACCGGGAATTTTAAGGGAACGATAGATGATTTTATATTGTTGATCGACAGTCGTACGACCGGATTCAAAGGGACTGCAAAGTTGGGATATATTCCTTGTGCTTCGGCTGATTCTACAGATTGTTCCCGTATATCCGGGGAGTTCAATTTCCCGTCCCTGAATTTTGCGAAGCTGAGCGGAACGGAAGTATTGGGAGGAGGGCATATTTCCGGTACGTATGACGGGATATTGGCGGAGGGCCGGACGGCATTGAATGTGAATGGAAAATTGAATACGATTCAGATCGGTAAAGGAAAGTTGAAAAATACCGATTTATTTCTTACGATGGACGATGAAAAAATCAATGTTCTTTCTTCATTTGATAACGATAGCATCCGGGGTGCGGTGATGTTGACCTGTGATGTGGGGAAAGAAGTATTCTTTTTGAGTTCCAAGGGCAAGATAGAGGTAAATGATCTTGCTGATTTCGGGTGGGGGATCACCGGGGGCAAAGAAGCTGTCAAAACCGGATTTGACTTTGTTTTTGCAAAGAAGAAAGGAGGAGATAGTTTCGGGAATTATGCATTCCGGGATTTTACCTATACCGGAGAGAAGGGTGACTTTATCCTCGATAATGTCAGTATCGAGAATCGATTGAATGACGGGTATTATGTCACCAGTTTATTTTCGGATATTGTGGATATGCAGATCGAGGGACATTATATGTCGATACGTCCTCTTGAGTTTACGGATAAGCTGGTCCGCAGTTATTTGCCTGCTTATAAATGGCAGAAATACAAAAATCTGAATGAGGAGAAGGCTGATTTCCGGTATAGTATAAACATCAAGGATGCCGATCGGGTTTTATCGGCTGTTTATCCCGATTTGAAAATTGCTCCGGGAACCAAACTTTATTCCGATTTCGGATATAAGGGAAAGAAGATTCACCTTCGAATCGATTCGGATTCTATCCGGTACAAGGACTTTATTTTGCAAAATTCCCGGATTGATCTGACGGGGGATGAAGATTGTTTGCGGATGTTGTGTACGGCAGATCAGTTAGAAGTCAGTCAGGACTATCGTTTGTATAATGTCCGGAATGAATTGGTTTTGAAGGATAATACGGTGTTCGATAAATTGTTGTGGAGTAATTGGGGCAGTGAAACGTATAGCGGTGAATTGGGAATGATTCTTCGCTATGAACCTATCGACAAGAACAAATACAGGACGGTAGTTCATATTCAGCCTGGAGTGATTGTGCTTGCAGATAAGGTGTGGAATGTACAGGAAGCGGAGATAATCGCTTTGGATAAGGAAATTTCCATTTACGATTTCCGGATCGGTAACGGAAGGCAATATTTATCCATAGACGGAGATCTTTCCGAAAATCCGCAAAAAACGCTTTCTTTCCGGTTGAATCGTTTTGATTTGTCGGAATTGAACCGGGTGTTGTTTGACAATCGCTTTCATGTTTTCGGTCTTGCAACAGGAGAGGTGATCGTGCAGGATTATTACAAAGATAATTTATTGTATTCGGATGTACATGTGCAGGATTGGGGGATAAACCGCGATACTTTAGGAACGTTGCGGATGTTATCGGCCTGGGATGCGGATAGCAGCCGTATGCTGATCCGGGCGGAAAACCAGGTCGGAGAGGAAATCCCTTTGCGGGTAAAAGGATATTACCGGCCGGATACAGATAGCCTGAACGTCAATATAAATTTGTCTAAAATCAAATTGGATCGGCTGGGTATGTATGCTTCGGATTATTTTGTTGCCAGCCGGGGAGGTATTTCGGGTAAAATCAATCTTACCGGTTTGATGTCCCATCCGGATTTTTCCGGTTATCTTTTTTTGGATTCGGTTTTGTTGACGATGCGGGATGTCAATACGTCTTTTTTCATAAATGACAGTATTTATGTCGATAAGAGCAGTTTTATAATCAATGATCTGGCTATAAAAGACGTGCTCGGCCGTTCTTCGCTCTGTTCGGGATATTACCGGTTTTGGGATGATGAGTACGAGTTGAATATTACCTCCCGTAATTTTTTGATTCTCAATACAGATTACAGTCAAAACGATTCGTTTTACGGAAAGGTATTTATGAGTGGCTTTACGAATATTAATAATCGTAACGGTTTTATGGCATTGACGGTAAATGCACGGCCTGAAAGTAATTCACGTTTATATCTGCCTTTGACCTCGGCGTTGACAGAGGAAAATGGTAATTTTTTACATTTTGTAAGTCCTAATCAGCAAGCGCGGAAAAAGGTGCAGGTTCAGACCGGAACCGGCGGGATGCAGTTGAATGCTAATCTGGAATTGAATGACAATCTGGAGATACAGATTGTTTTTGACCCGACGATCGGGGATATTTTGAAAGCCAGAGGTTCCGGCGATATTAAGGTAACGTTGGATCAGGATGGGACAATCAATATGTTCGGAGCCTATAAGATTTCAAAAGGGGATTATCTGTTTACGTTGAGTAATCTGTTGAATAAAAAATTTGTACTGACTCAGGGTGGAAGTATAGCCTGGAACGGTTCGCCTTATGATGCGACGGTAGATATCAATGCCGTTTATAATTTAAAGACGTCGTTGTATGAGTTATTGACTGCGACGAGTTCTACCGTAGATAAATCGACAAAGGTACCTGTTGAGTGTGTACTGAATTTAAGTGATAATTTTGCTAATCCATTGGTGAAGTTTGATATCAATTTTCCGACTTTGGATACGCAGACGAAGAGTTATGTGCAGAGTCTTTTTTCCAGTCAGGACGAGATCAATAAACAGATGTTTTCTTTGTTGATTTTAAATAAGTTTTACACTCCGGACTATATGACGACGGCTGATATCGAGGAGAGAAATGCCGGTTATCAGGCGGGTGTGACGACGGCTTCGGAGTTGGTATCGAACCAGTTGTCCCGGTGGCTGTCGAAAATCAGCAATAATTTCGATATCGGTTTTTCTTATCGTCCCGGAGATAATATCACGACGGATGAGATTGAATTGGCTCTTTCGACCCAATTGCTGAATGATCGGGTTACCTTGTCTGCCAACGGTAATATGGATGTCGGAAATGCTAAAAATGTAACTTCGAATTCAACCGGAAGCAATAATATTGCCGGCGATTTTGATTTGGATGTTAAATTGAATAAGCAGGGAACGCTGAAATTGAAAGCCTATTCGCATACGGACGAGAAAATTATTTATAACGCGACGGAGACGATTCAGGGTGTCGGTATTTCTTATCAGGAGGCTTTCGATACTTTTCGGGAATTGTTACATCGGTATTTTAGTTTTTTGAGGAAGAAAAAATAA
- the rocD gene encoding ornithine--oxo-acid transaminase has translation MNAKDYMDREARYGAHNYHPLPVVLERGEGIFVWDTDGKRYYDFLSAYSAVNQGHCHPKIVGAMTEQARKLALTSRAFYNDVLGEWEEFVTKYFGYDKVLPMNTGAEADETALKLCRKWAYMKKGIPEGQAKIIVCNGNFHGRTITIVSLSNDPDSYEGYGPFTPGFIKIPYNDIPALEKELQDPNVAGFLVEPIQGEAGVFVPDAGYLKKAFDLCKAHNVLFMADEVQTGIARTGKLLACDHEGVRPDVLILGKALGGGVMPVSCVLADDEVMLCIRPGEHGSTFGGNPIAAKVSIAALEVVRDEKLAENAEKLGIVFRDRLSAIHSDRIEEVRGKGLLNAVVIKPKNGKTAWDVCLKLRDRGLLAKPTHEHIIRFAPPLVIHKVELMEAIGIIENTFAELE, from the coding sequence ATGAATGCAAAGGATTACATGGACAGGGAAGCTCGTTACGGAGCTCACAATTATCACCCGCTGCCGGTTGTATTGGAACGTGGTGAAGGAATTTTTGTGTGGGATACGGATGGGAAACGATACTATGATTTTTTGTCAGCATATTCGGCTGTCAATCAAGGGCATTGTCATCCGAAAATTGTAGGGGCAATGACAGAGCAGGCCCGTAAACTGGCTTTAACGTCCCGGGCTTTTTATAATGATGTGCTGGGCGAGTGGGAGGAATTTGTGACGAAATATTTCGGTTATGATAAGGTACTTCCGATGAATACCGGGGCTGAAGCCGACGAGACTGCTTTAAAGCTTTGCCGGAAGTGGGCTTATATGAAGAAAGGTATTCCGGAAGGGCAGGCTAAGATTATTGTTTGTAACGGAAATTTTCACGGACGTACGATTACGATTGTTTCCTTGTCGAATGATCCGGATTCTTATGAAGGCTATGGTCCTTTTACCCCCGGTTTTATTAAGATTCCCTACAATGATATTCCGGCATTGGAAAAAGAGTTGCAAGATCCGAATGTAGCCGGTTTTCTGGTAGAGCCGATTCAGGGAGAAGCCGGAGTTTTTGTGCCTGATGCCGGGTATTTGAAGAAAGCATTCGATTTGTGTAAAGCCCATAACGTGTTGTTTATGGCTGATGAAGTACAGACGGGAATTGCCCGTACGGGAAAATTACTGGCTTGCGATCATGAAGGGGTACGTCCCGATGTCTTGATATTGGGGAAAGCCTTGGGAGGAGGTGTTATGCCTGTATCCTGCGTTTTGGCGGACGATGAAGTCATGTTGTGTATTCGTCCGGGAGAGCACGGTTCGACTTTCGGAGGAAATCCGATTGCTGCTAAAGTTTCCATTGCGGCTCTGGAAGTGGTTCGGGATGAGAAGCTGGCCGAAAATGCCGAAAAACTGGGGATTGTTTTCCGGGATAGACTGAGTGCGATTCATTCGGACCGGATTGAGGAAGTGAGGGGGAAAGGATTGTTGAATGCTGTTGTGATTAAGCCGAAAAACGGAAAGACGGCCTGGGATGTTTGCTTGAAGTTGCGTGACCGGGGACTGTTGGCTAAACCGACGCATGAACATATTATTCGTTTTGCTCCGCCTCTGGTGATTCATAAGGTGGAATTGATGGAGGCCATCGGAATTATTGAAAATACGTTTGCTGAATTGGAATAG